One Plasmodium vivax chromosome 13, whole genome shotgun sequence genomic region harbors:
- a CDS encoding calmodulin, putative (encoded by transcript PVX_084825A) — protein MADKLTEEQISEFKEAFSLFDKDGDGTITTKELGTVMRSLGQNPTEAELQDMINEIDTDGNGTIDFPEFLTLMARKMKDTDTEEELIEAFRVFDRDGDGYISADELRHVMTNLGEKLTNEEVDEMIREADIDGDGQINYEEFVKMMIAK, from the exons ATGGCAGACAAGTTAACGGAGGAGCAAATTTCCGAATTCAAGGAGGCCTTCAGCTTGTTTGACAAGGATGGCGATGGAA CCATAACAACCAAAGAATTGGGGACAGTCATGAGATCACTGGGGCAAAACCCAACCGAAGCGGAATTGCAAGATATGATAAACGAAATAGACACAGACGGGAATGGGACCATCGATTTCCCCGAGTTCTTAACCCTGATGGcgagaaaaatgaaagataCGGACACGGAAGAGGAGCTAATTGAGGCCTTCAGAGTTTTCGACAGAGACGGGGACGGGTACATAAGTGCAGATGAGCTAAGGCACGTGATGACCAACTTGGGGGAAAAGCTCACCAACGAGGAAGTGGACGAAATGATACGGGAGGCGGACATTGACGGGGATGGCCAGATCAATTACGAGGAGTTCGTCAAAATGATGATAGCCAAGTAG
- a CDS encoding ABC transporter, puatative (encoded by transcript PVX_084835A) produces MNEIVINHLSYNYYNRVGNKSTTALENVNLSFGRGMRVVICGKNGAGKSTLLSIIAGKKLVKEESVLVFNKPAFHDTTLSSRIGFVGEWWSDDYAMNITVKDFFAKYKDSKRYRKLLKLFEIKEDKLISSASKGEKKKIQILVSLVTRKDVYIFDEATESLDLISRKLLLEFLKRECIKHNCIIIYSTHIFDYMEKWCSHILYLSKGSVAFFSDIGTVTSAKDYTSLADYIFDHMMDETSEGQQVKTMEDLLLEDSE; encoded by the exons atgaaCGAAATTGTAATCAACCATTTGAGTTATAATTACTACAATCGAGTAGGAAACAAGAGCACGACGGCACtggaaaatgtaaatttgtCGTTCGGGAGAGGCATGCGAGTTGTCATTTGCGGAAAGAACGGGGCGGGCAAGAGCACCCTCCTGAGCATCATAGCAGGCAAGAAG CTCGTAAAGGAGGAATCCGTTTTGGTCTTCAACAAGCCCGCCTTCCATGACACCACGCTGTCAAGCCGAATCGGGTTCGTCGGGGAGTGGTGGAGCGACG ACTATGCAATGAACATCACGGTGAAGGACTTCTTCGCAAAGTACAAAGACTCGAAGAGGTACAGGAAGCTGCTAAAACTGTTCGAAATTAAAGAGGACAAACTTATATCCTCCGcctcaaagggggaaaagaaaaaaattcaaattctGGTTAGCTTGGTAACGAGAAAGGACGTGTACATTTTCGACGAGGCAACCGAGTCGCTGGACCTGATATCTCGGAAGCTCTTGCTGGA GTTTCTGAAGAGGGAATGCATAAAGCACAACTGCATCATCATTTATTCGACCCACATTTTTGATTATATGGAGAAGTGGTGTAGCCATATTTTGTACCTGTCCAAAGGGTCAGTGGCTTTCTTTTCCGACATAGGCACTGTAACGAG CGCCAAGGACTACACCTCCCTAGCGGATTACATTTTCGACCATATGATGGATGAGACGAGTGAAGGGCAGCAAGTGAAAACCATGGAAG ATTTGTTGCTAGAAGATTCGGAATGA
- a CDS encoding tRNA-guanine transglycosylases (encoded by transcript PVX_084830A), producing MHVLHYMTAAPPSEVAKMKEPPQYRVNKIKDIETPATTILTNDIQPEYINLELLRKIEGNKFILNCPLQEVYKNLDIYVKAKEYFSKHGGGKLSKSYLHSFSDFDNTYRYMNVRNILTKFFFININKHVTMKQSNYTAIFSIDDFCKCVQIFEPDIFCIPSEEIKINEEVGKKKKIRIITLMNEFLKKIKSVKDNQEGDDSVCIVTVPSTIHLEKGTLEEMLSKYDSIIGGYMLSGIGYDESNEERTSHLNSILAALPTDKLKLIQLSVGTPIEILHSVYHGIDIVESNFPYELARSGKAINMHIKMETKEKYTNNLPTIDHINFQNKEIFIIDLNDAKYALDYSPLTDNSPRNETKSYVHHLLKCQELTANVVLSYHNLHMYSSFFREIRAQIRSGNFLGYINWFVERHQLG from the coding sequence atgcatgtattgCATTATATGACGGCGGCCCCCCCTTCTGAAGTcgccaaaatgaaggagcCCCCCCAGTACCgggtgaacaaaataaaggacATCGAAACGCCAGCCACGACCATCCTCACCAATGACATACAGCCAGAATATATCAACTTGGAGTTGCTGCGAAAAATAGAGGGGAACAAATTTATCCTCAACTGCCCACTACAGGAggtgtacaaaaatttggACATATACGTAAAGGCgaaagaatatttttcaaaacatGGAGGAGGCAAACTCAGCAAGTCGTATCTGCACAGCTTCTCCGATTTTGACAACACCTACAGGTATATGAACGTCAGAAATATTttgacaaaattttttttcataaatattaacaaacACGTAACGATGAAGCAGAGCAACTACACGGCCATATTTTCCATCGAcgatttttgcaaatgtgtCCAAATTTTTGAGCCGGACATTTTCTGCATCCCAtcggaggaaataaaaataaatgaagaggtggggaagaagaaaaaaatacgaataaTAACACTAATGAAtgaattcttaaaaaaaataaaaagtgttaAGGATAACCAAGAGGGTGATGACTCCGTTTGTATTGTCACCGTGCCGTCTACTatccatttggaaaaaggCACACTGGAGGAAATGCTAAGTAAGTACGACTCTATTATTGGGGGGTATATGCTAAGTGGGATTGGCTACGACGAATCGAATGAAGAAAGGACCTCCCATTTGAACAGCATTTTAGCGGCCCTACCCACAGACAAGTTGAAGCTTATACAACTGAGTGTAGGTACCCCCATCGAAATTTTACATTCCGTTTATCACGGGATAGATATCGTCGAATCGAATTTCCCCTACGAATTGGCAAGAAGTGGAAAGGctataaatatgcacatcAAAATGGAGACAAAGGAGAAGTACACAAACAACCTGCCCACCATCGACCATATCAATTTTCagaataaagaaatttttattatagacTTAAATGATGCAAAATACGCTTTGGATTATTCCCCCTTAACGGATAATTCGCCTAGAAATGAAACCAAGTCGTATGTACACCATTTGCTCAAGTGCCAAGAGCTCACCGCGAATGTCGTTTTGTCTTACCACAACCTGCACATGTACAGCTCCTTCTTTCGAGAAATCCGAGCGCAGATAAGAAGCGGTAATTTTCTGGGTTACATCAACTGGTTTGTTGAGCGGCACCAACTGGGTTAG
- a CDS encoding hypothetical protein, conserved (encoded by transcript PVX_084820A): protein MTNKEEALRLKEIGNKCFQEGKFDEAVTHFSNAIKNDPQDHVLHSNLSGAYASMGRFYEALESANKCISLKKDWPKGYIRKGCAEHGLRQLDSSEKTYLEGLQIDPNNKSLKDALENVRKEKAAENMEYINHINTIIQNDANLKAYKEENQNYPNELLNTIKAINANPMNIRYILSSCDRKISEGVEKFFGIRFNEDAAYNEERQRRMEEEEMKKKKQQEKEEEERKKKNRSPEEIQGDEHKQKGNEFYKQKKFEEALNEYDQAIQINPNDIMYHYNKAAVYIEMKQLDKAIETCLYAIENRYNFKADFAQVAKVYNRLAISYANLKNYDKAIEAYRKSLVEDNNRATRNALKELERKKEKEEREAYIDPEKAEEHKNKGNEYFKNNDYPNAKKEYDEAIRRNPNDAKLYSNRAAALTKLIEYPSALEDVMKALELDPNFVKAYSRKGNLHFFMKDYYKALQAYNKGLELDPNNKECLEGYQRCVYKIDEMSKSEKVDEEQFKKSMADPEIQQIISDPQFQIILQRLNENPNSISEYIKDPKIFNGLQKLIAAGILKVR from the coding sequence ATGACCAACAAGGAGGAAGCGCTACGGCTGAAGGAAATCGGAAACAAGTGCTTCCAGGAAGGGAAGTTCGACGAGGCCGTGACCCACTTTTCAAACGCAATTAAGAATGACCCTCAGGACCACGTGCTACACTCCAACCTGTCGGGGGCGTACGCAAGTATGGGGAGGTTCTATGAAGCTCTGGAGAGCGCAAACAAGTGCATAAGTTTGAAGAAAGATTGGCCAAAGGGATACATAAGGAAAGGATGTGCAGAACATGGGCTGAGGCAATTGGACAGCTCAGAAAAAACCTACCTGGAAGGACTCCAAATTGACCCAAACAATAAATCGTTAAAGGATGCCCTAGAAAATgtgaggaaggaaaaggcagCAGAAAATATGGAATATATTAACCACATAAATACCATCATTCAAAATGACGCAAACTTAAAAGCGTacaaagaagaaaatcaaaattaCCCAAATGAACTGCTAAACACTATAAAGGCCATCAATGCGAACCCTATGAACATTCGATACATACTCTCCTCCTGCGATAGGAAGATAAGCgaaggggtggaaaaatTCTTTGGCATCAGATTTAATGAAGACGCGGCGTATAATGAAGAAAGGCAACGACGaatggaagaagaagaaatgaaaaaaaaaaaacaacaagagaaggaggaagaagagaggaaaaagaaaaatcgaTCCCCAGAAGAAATACAAGGTGATGAACATAAACAGAAAGGAAATGAATtttacaaacaaaaaaaatttgaagaagcttTGAACGAATACGATCAAGCGATACAGATAAATCCAAATGATATTATGTACCATTATAACAAAGCGGCAGTATATATAGAAATGAAGCAACTCGATAAGGCCATCGAAACGTGTCTGTACGCTATAGAAAATAGGTACAATTTTAAGGCCGATTTTGCTCAAGTGGCAAAAGTGTATAATCGGCTAGCCATCAGCTAcgccaatttgaagaattacGATAAAGCGATTGAGGCGTATAGAAAGTCGCTCGTTGAAGATAACAATAGAGCCACCAGAAACGCCCTGAAAGAattggaaaggaaaaaagaaaaagaagaaagggaGGCCTATATCGACCCAGAAAAAGCTGAagagcataaaaataaaggaaatgaatactttaaaaataatgactACCCAAATGCCAAGAAGGAATATGATGAAGCTATCAGGAGAAATCCAAATGACGCCAAATTGTACTCCAATAGGGCTGCTGCTCTGACCAAGTTGATAGAGTACCCATCAGCCCTCGAAGACGTAATGAAGGCCCTCGAACTTGACCCCAATTTTGTCAAGGCCTACAGCAGAAAGGGAAATTTACACTTCTTCATGAAGGACTACTACAAAGCTCTGCAGGCCTATAACAAAGGACTGGAGCTGGACCCAAACAATAAGGAGTGCCTCGAGGGATATCAAAGGTGTGTGTATAAAATTGACGAGATGTCCAAATCGGAAAAGGTAGATGAAGAGCAATTTAAGAAATCCATGGCCGACCCCGAAATTCAGCAGATCATTTCGGACCCTCAGTTCCAGATCATTCTGCAGAGACTCAACGAGAACCCCAACTCCATTTCGGAGTACATTAAGGACCCCAAGATTTTCAACGGCCTGCAGAAGTTGATCGCCGCGGGGATACTCAAGGTCCGCTAG
- a CDS encoding hypothetical protein, conserved (encoded by transcript PVX_084815A), with product MKLYLLLLNCLIFGNLRGARSRNTPYKEDAGGVSEEAIKKLKEIKKLELDILKDFMKQDAGHADLYKKYHCIASDYISGNPKGSSAEGPNLAKKGEKSKKGEKHQNGEKPQNGEKPKKSFIEKIASFVSIFSYNNVSKIYSEHVQRIFPKARDHAGDGSAGDAIYPDDKIETGKKQNQSSYVQLSALNLMKRNMFLGGKDKSSEHFEVGNLGSFYMIFGARNTDYPWACSCDPLQLIDYKEKKRNYVLCSNQVDMSIQNADLFCNPKNSSGYFYLSYIFMFLIVIVCF from the exons atgaaattatatcTTTTATTACTgaattgtttaatttttg GTAATTTAAGAGGCGCCCGAAGCAGGAACACCCCGTATAAGGAAG ACGCAGGAGGCGTTTCCGAAGAAGCGATCAAAAAGCtgaaggaaattaaaaagctcGAGTTGGACATCCTGAAGGACTTCATGAAGCAGGACGCGGGGCATGCGGACCTGTACAAGAAATACCACTGCATCGCCAGTGACTACATTTCGGGCAACCCGAAAGGCAGCAGTGCGGAGGGGCCAaatttggcaaaaaagggcgaaaagtcaaaaaagggggaaaagcaccaaaacggggaaaagccccaaaacggggaaaagcccaaaaaaagtttcatagaaaaaattgcatccTTTGTATCCATTTTCAGCTACAATAACGTAAGCAAAATTTATTCTGAGCATGTCCAGAGGATTTTTCCGAAGGCAAGGGACCACGCTGGTGACGGGAGTGCTGGTGACGCCATATACCCGGATGACAAAATCGaaacggggaagaagcaaaaccAAAGCTCTTACGTGCAGTTATCAGcattaaatttaatgaagAGGAATATGTTTTTGGGTGGAAAGGACAAGTCTAGTGAGCATTTCGAGGTAGGTAACTTGGGATCCTTCTACATGATTTTTGGGGCTCGTAATACTGACTACCCCTGGGCGTGCTCGTGCGACCCTCTGCAGCTGATCGATtacaaggagaagaagaggaactACGTTTTGTGCAGCAACCAAGTGGACATGTCTATACAAAACGCGGACTTGTTTTGTAACCCCAAGAATTCGTCCGGCTACTTTTACCTCTCCTACATTTTCATGTTCCTCATCGTGATTGTGTGCTTttag